One Geitlerinema sp. PCC 9228 DNA segment encodes these proteins:
- a CDS encoding class I SAM-dependent methyltransferase, translating to MSNANSSVSAILDSTQTHVGEITSQVHLSQKFRATNNRLNGISLLVATYCQQIDATVYVTIWNRDRTEKLRQISQSTRSFADNSWQSFYFDPILDSNNKIYWFDITSDSLPGNAITLWTNHNFTDICWRNQDPLAAAICFSCCYRQATAYQLDGFLFPHKEHKPSIDLETEEKLHRILWECVARKGLYFLRLAHLADGLGKTEGVEKILSVGCGEAYQESFLAGRLPQVRIDATDISIAESQVNRNSFANLQFYERDILQIDPTPEYDLVMSIECLEHIQNYERAFQQMAAKVKPGKYLYISVPFASKQEQQDPDLCQQEWENFQHYLPGFAFADLYRLFADNGFRVLQATNMFHVSVQGNINRWLSVMDTANIEPALPEILNLFLFDITNQQYTCRRDGVLGIRFLGQKITASDYQAAV from the coding sequence ATGTCAAACGCTAACAGTTCCGTATCGGCCATTTTAGATTCTACCCAAACCCACGTAGGAGAAATTACTTCCCAAGTTCACCTGTCGCAAAAATTCCGCGCAACGAACAATCGCCTCAACGGAATCTCTCTGTTGGTGGCTACCTATTGCCAGCAAATTGATGCCACAGTTTATGTCACCATTTGGAATCGCGATCGCACGGAAAAATTACGCCAGATTTCTCAATCTACCCGTTCCTTTGCTGATAATAGCTGGCAATCTTTTTATTTTGACCCTATTTTAGATAGCAACAATAAAATTTATTGGTTTGATATTACCAGCGATAGCTTGCCAGGAAATGCTATTACTCTATGGACAAATCATAATTTTACCGATATTTGTTGGCGAAATCAAGACCCCCTAGCGGCAGCCATTTGTTTTTCCTGTTGCTACCGTCAAGCCACTGCTTATCAACTGGATGGGTTTTTGTTTCCCCACAAAGAACACAAGCCATCTATCGACCTAGAAACAGAAGAAAAGTTACATCGCATTCTTTGGGAATGTGTTGCTCGGAAAGGTCTTTATTTTTTGAGGTTGGCCCATTTAGCCGATGGGTTGGGGAAAACAGAAGGCGTAGAAAAAATTTTATCGGTTGGCTGCGGGGAAGCTTATCAAGAATCTTTTTTGGCTGGCAGGCTTCCCCAGGTTCGCATCGATGCCACTGATATTTCTATAGCAGAATCCCAGGTTAATCGCAATTCTTTTGCCAATTTACAGTTTTACGAACGGGATATTTTACAAATCGATCCGACACCAGAATACGACCTGGTCATGTCGATTGAATGTTTGGAACACATTCAAAATTACGAACGCGCTTTTCAACAGATGGCAGCGAAGGTAAAACCAGGGAAATATTTGTACATCTCGGTTCCTTTTGCCTCGAAACAAGAACAGCAAGACCCAGATTTATGCCAGCAAGAATGGGAAAATTTCCAGCACTATCTTCCGGGATTTGCTTTTGCAGATTTGTATCGCTTGTTTGCCGATAATGGCTTTCGGGTGTTGCAAGCTACCAATATGTTCCATGTTAGCGTCCAAGGAAATATAAATCGCTGGCTATCTGTAATGGATACAGCAAATATAGAACCGGCTTTGCCTGAGATTTTGAATCTATTTTTATTCGATATTACCAACCAACAATACACCTGTCGTAGGGATGGGGTGTTGGGAATTCGCTTTTTGGGTCAGAAAATCACGGCTAGCGACTACCAAGCAGCGGTATAA
- a CDS encoding sulfotransferase domain-containing protein: protein MPDFLIIGTQKGGTTSLYQYLVQHPQILPAKEKEIHFFDLAFHLGVDWYEAFFPPNHFPAQTISGEATPYYLFHPLVPERVFQCYPRMKLIVLLRNPVERAISQYYHEVRLGFEQLSLPDAIAQESQRLQGEVEKMIACHYYASYNHQHYSYLSRGLYLEQIQRWLQYFPRSQFCILQSERFFQNPQATLDRVFSFLQLPTCKISTGSRYNRGEYPKNVCQRFARWQVRQPLARYFKEPNQRLEAFLQKNFSWG from the coding sequence ATGCCCGATTTTTTAATTATTGGTACGCAAAAAGGGGGAACGACTTCTCTATACCAATATCTGGTACAGCATCCCCAAATTCTACCGGCAAAAGAGAAGGAAATTCATTTTTTCGATTTGGCTTTCCATTTGGGTGTAGATTGGTACGAGGCCTTTTTTCCGCCGAATCATTTCCCGGCGCAGACCATTTCGGGGGAAGCAACGCCTTACTATTTATTTCATCCTTTGGTTCCCGAACGGGTTTTTCAATGTTATCCGCGTATGAAACTCATTGTTTTGCTTCGCAATCCGGTGGAACGAGCCATCTCTCAATACTACCACGAAGTGCGTTTGGGATTCGAACAATTGTCCCTACCAGATGCGATCGCACAGGAATCCCAACGCTTGCAAGGAGAAGTGGAAAAAATGATTGCCTGCCACTATTATGCCAGCTACAACCACCAGCATTATAGCTACCTATCCCGCGGTCTGTATTTGGAACAAATCCAGCGATGGCTGCAATATTTTCCGCGATCGCAATTTTGCATTCTCCAAAGCGAAAGGTTTTTTCAAAATCCCCAAGCGACCCTCGATCGCGTTTTTTCTTTTTTGCAACTTCCCACCTGTAAAATATCCACAGGTTCCCGTTACAATCGCGGTGAATATCCTAAAAACGTATGCCAACGCTTCGCGCGTTGGCAAGTTCGCCAACCGTTAGCACGTTATTTTAAAGAACCCAACCAACGGCTAGAAGCTTTTTTACAAAAAAATTTTTCTTGGGGATAA
- a CDS encoding glycosyltransferase: MANCIDPHQPDIFMKVHVIYEHTHPHEPHSTSHIRLLRPLQHPSIANSFRLSYDTQYRSADVAIVERLWQPQTVSLEKVEALVEQIRRDNTCLIYSLDDNLLDLPKHRPSQKGLTLEQKMTIRYLVREADGVLVSTENLQQRLLGMNANVFVVPNAIDEQLLGKKAAAQPRNPSQKLVLGYMGTYTHDGDMMMVLQALREVLYKHRDTWELQLVGGISESSVLEAFAGMPWQILDVGKHGEYPNFVRWMQQNLHWDLAIAPLENNPFSNCKSDIKFLDYSALGIPCICSNVPAYQNTVRHWETGYLTDNHPDAWVEALDFMMVNHSQRQTIANRAKEYVFSQRTLQHTAWQWRDAIQTIVRNTQTARKNYVKR; this comes from the coding sequence TTGGCGAATTGTATTGACCCCCACCAGCCAGATATTTTCATGAAAGTCCACGTTATCTACGAACATACCCACCCCCACGAACCCCACAGTACCTCCCATATTCGCTTGTTGCGACCGCTGCAGCATCCCAGCATCGCGAATTCGTTTCGGCTGAGCTACGATACTCAGTATCGTTCGGCCGATGTTGCGATTGTAGAACGGCTTTGGCAACCTCAAACGGTCTCTCTAGAAAAAGTGGAGGCTTTGGTGGAACAAATCCGCCGCGATAATACTTGTTTGATTTACAGTCTCGATGATAATTTACTTGATTTACCCAAACACCGACCTTCCCAAAAGGGATTGACGCTAGAACAAAAAATGACGATCCGCTATCTGGTTCGCGAAGCGGATGGGGTGTTGGTTTCTACGGAAAATCTCCAGCAGCGTTTGTTAGGAATGAATGCCAATGTTTTTGTGGTTCCCAATGCTATTGACGAACAATTGTTAGGCAAAAAAGCGGCGGCGCAGCCAAGAAATCCTTCCCAAAAGCTGGTTTTGGGGTACATGGGAACCTATACCCACGATGGGGATATGATGATGGTTTTGCAGGCGTTGCGGGAAGTTTTGTACAAACATCGAGATACTTGGGAATTGCAGTTGGTGGGGGGGATTTCCGAGTCTTCAGTTCTGGAAGCCTTCGCGGGGATGCCTTGGCAAATTTTGGATGTGGGAAAACACGGCGAGTATCCCAATTTTGTCCGTTGGATGCAACAAAATCTCCATTGGGATTTAGCGATCGCGCCTTTAGAAAACAATCCTTTTAGCAATTGTAAGTCGGATATCAAATTTTTGGATTACAGTGCTTTGGGAATTCCCTGTATTTGCAGTAACGTTCCTGCCTATCAAAATACTGTACGCCATTGGGAAACTGGATATTTAACTGACAACCATCCCGATGCCTGGGTTGAGGCATTGGATTTCATGATGGTAAACCATTCCCAACGCCAAACCATAGCCAATCGAGCCAAGGAATACGTATTTTCCCAGCGTACCCTCCAGCATACTGCTTGGCAGTGGCGCGATGCTATTCAAACCATCGTTCGTAACACTCAAACTGCTCGCAAAAATTATGTCAAACGCTAA
- a CDS encoding class I SAM-dependent methyltransferase, translated as MPIVEDAIMGKGIDYEGAWNRYAKSWQKLHPDLQYIGDEWQGKGAGAADSIATYNTLIEQHLIQPYIKPEDIVLEIGVGGGKTAALLLKFCQKLLCADISAQMLQATQKRLGNDRVRYIKLDGLSLAGIDSHSVDVCFCYDTMVHLEPRDIFNYLTLIPRVMRGRRLCIFHHTNVLSELGWRKFLSEWQNNLLGKRQGTAFSVMTDAIMEKFLTHLQYEILVKNTTLVPRDCIWVCRAPKVD; from the coding sequence TTGCCAATCGTTGAGGATGCCATTATGGGGAAAGGAATTGATTACGAAGGTGCTTGGAACCGATATGCCAAATCTTGGCAGAAACTGCACCCAGACCTACAATACATCGGCGATGAATGGCAAGGCAAAGGTGCTGGCGCTGCCGATTCCATCGCAACGTACAATACACTCATTGAGCAGCATCTGATTCAACCCTATATCAAACCAGAAGATATAGTGCTCGAAATTGGTGTTGGTGGCGGCAAAACCGCGGCTTTGCTGTTGAAATTTTGCCAAAAACTCCTGTGTGCCGATATTTCAGCACAAATGCTCCAAGCCACCCAAAAGCGGTTGGGAAACGACCGAGTCCGCTATATCAAACTCGATGGTTTGTCGCTAGCCGGCATCGATTCCCACTCGGTGGATGTTTGCTTTTGTTACGACACCATGGTGCATCTGGAACCACGGGATATTTTTAACTACCTGACGCTGATTCCTCGGGTTATGCGCGGTCGGCGATTGTGTATTTTCCACCATACCAATGTTTTGAGCGAGTTGGGATGGCGCAAATTCCTCAGCGAATGGCAAAACAATTTGCTCGGCAAGCGGCAAGGAACTGCCTTTTCGGTGATGACCGATGCCATTATGGAAAAATTTCTAACGCACCTACAGTATGAGATACTTGTTAAAAATACAACCTTGGTTCCCAGAGATTGCATTTGGGTGTGCCGAGCACCAAAGGTCGATTGA
- a CDS encoding sulfotransferase — MLHPPLAIAGMHRSGTSLTAAFLQALGVDLGEEFWQADRHNAKGYFEDIDFLQFQRSLLADCCPQDDGGWVDWGWTENEQLDRQKFSNYTEAAKELLRKRQKHRWWGWKDPRTTLLLDFWQELLPETNYILVYRYPWDVVDSIFRLNAPIFLENPDYPLKIWQYYNRHLWDFYRRHPHRCILCNVNRLWEEPEKLVQLLREKFQFSSPPHWQAKPEAASIFDAQMFRQLPRNHPLVGLLERLYPESLQLLANLDSVADLPSGFSGNLSNSENSEAAELVLQMYRDSLQSMQQQQKYLWELQQLRSQLATIQASKFWPVYQGWHNFKKQVWGWFFR, encoded by the coding sequence ATGCTACATCCACCACTTGCGATCGCGGGAATGCATCGTTCCGGTACGTCACTGACAGCAGCTTTTTTGCAGGCGTTGGGAGTCGATTTGGGGGAAGAATTTTGGCAGGCAGATCGACACAATGCCAAAGGCTATTTTGAAGATATTGATTTTTTGCAATTTCAGCGATCGCTATTAGCGGATTGCTGTCCGCAAGACGATGGCGGTTGGGTCGATTGGGGATGGACAGAAAACGAACAATTAGACCGCCAAAAATTTTCCAACTATACAGAAGCTGCCAAAGAACTTCTCCGCAAACGCCAGAAACATCGCTGGTGGGGATGGAAAGATCCGCGCACCACCCTTTTACTTGATTTTTGGCAGGAATTGCTACCAGAAACCAATTACATATTGGTCTATCGCTATCCTTGGGATGTGGTGGATTCCATTTTCCGTTTGAACGCACCCATTTTTTTAGAAAACCCCGACTATCCCCTAAAAATTTGGCAGTATTACAATCGCCACCTGTGGGACTTTTATCGCCGCCATCCCCACCGCTGTATTTTATGCAATGTCAATCGTTTGTGGGAGGAACCAGAAAAACTCGTACAATTATTGCGGGAGAAATTTCAATTTTCGTCCCCCCCCCATTGGCAAGCCAAACCAGAAGCTGCTTCTATTTTCGACGCGCAAATGTTTCGCCAGTTACCTAGAAACCATCCTCTGGTGGGTTTGCTGGAACGCTTGTATCCGGAAAGCCTGCAACTTTTGGCAAATTTGGATAGTGTTGCCGATTTGCCTAGCGGTTTTTCGGGTAATTTATCAAACTCGGAAAATAGCGAGGCGGCGGAATTGGTTTTGCAAATGTATCGAGATAGCCTGCAATCGATGCAGCAACAACAAAAATACCTGTGGGAACTCCAACAATTGCGATCGCAACTAGCCACCATCCAAGCTTCCAAATTTTGGCCGGTCTATCAAGGTTGGCACAATTTCAAAAAGCAGGTATGGGGATGGTTTTTCCGGTAA
- a CDS encoding glycosyltransferase, with protein MNQPQIWEEPDSQIAKTPDEKTDIAVSVIIPCYNHGEFLLEAIASVETCQQPIYEILIIDDASTEELTQKTLTYLKERGYRVIEHQENAGLAAARNTGVKAAQGRYFLPLDADNRIRANYITKGAEILDTYPQVGVVHGYAELFGEKTGTWEFPEVDLSQILNGNQIDACAVIRKRVWQDCGGYDPHIPKQLGYEDWDFWLSALENQWQFYRLPEVLFDYRCRHNSMVSACNLPENRRQLVRYISQKHLRLYTAHFANVFAEAEFRYLSEQEKRREIELQLERSLKKQEDLSRQLQRSQTQLQQLRSQVEPLQAKLQQTERQWQQKLWQKEQEFAEKSQKLHQEREEIRQQYEQKLQQQEADQAQAQSQWQSQLQKTQQELSTTQWQLDRANLTITAMETSKFWQLRNAWFRLKNRLKFLFTRNPDYLKAPTVEVGMPPIPQSQPTPATTTPPDSQSQAFFEEVPYPPPLQPHTATVDIIVCVHNALADVKRCLASVIRYTSMPYHLILVDDGSKVETKTYLERFATSQNATLLRNENARGYTLAANQGLRQSSGDYALLLNSDTIVTPNWLDRMVQCAESDPTIGLVGPLSNKASWQSVPEIFDERGDWADNFLPEGMDTAEVANAIAQVSARLYPRIPFLNGFCLLIRRRLIEDIGIFDEETFAAGYGEENDYCLRTRQAGWQLAVADDAYVYHHQARSYTSDRRRRLCENADRLLASKHGQDLITFGVSQCRENRVLEGIRVRVRNLWQQRELIEKGMAKWEGKRVLFLLPISEPGGGGNLVLQAAQAMQEMGVDARIANWTHMQAGFERGYPDLPVPVVYAEGPQELGKILPKFDAVVATLYASVEWMDALDRFPNQTVKAYYILDFEPYFFSPGSAEYKRAWNSYTRYRDLVRITKTPWNRDEVKKHIGVDCALIGPSANVDLFRPRPFQQLRQENSLLRHGSAKVRIAAMIRPSTPRRNPRFTMEVLREIDRRFGGDVDIVLFGCLSEDPRFQELPHDFTWRHAGMLKRRQVAALMNEADIFVDFSKFQALGVTALEAMLCGTAVVVPRRGGSVSFVRDGENGLVVDSESHEDCVAAVSRLVGDRYLRDGLVRQAMADACQYFPQRSAYNMLEVLFDGA; from the coding sequence ATGAACCAGCCGCAAATCTGGGAAGAACCAGACAGCCAAATTGCCAAAACCCCTGACGAGAAAACAGATATTGCCGTTTCAGTCATTATTCCCTGTTACAACCACGGGGAATTTCTTCTAGAGGCCATTGCCAGCGTGGAAACCTGCCAGCAACCGATTTACGAAATTCTTATTATTGACGATGCTTCTACAGAGGAACTTACCCAAAAGACCCTTACTTATTTAAAAGAACGAGGCTATCGAGTTATCGAACACCAAGAAAATGCTGGTTTGGCAGCGGCGAGAAATACAGGTGTAAAAGCAGCGCAGGGTCGCTATTTTTTACCTTTGGATGCGGACAATCGCATTCGCGCCAATTATATTACCAAAGGTGCGGAAATTTTGGATACCTATCCCCAAGTGGGTGTGGTTCACGGCTATGCGGAACTGTTTGGCGAGAAAACGGGAACTTGGGAATTTCCCGAAGTGGATTTAAGTCAAATTCTCAATGGCAATCAAATCGATGCTTGTGCAGTGATTCGCAAGCGGGTTTGGCAAGACTGTGGTGGTTACGATCCCCATATTCCCAAACAGTTGGGATATGAAGATTGGGATTTTTGGCTGTCAGCTTTGGAAAACCAATGGCAGTTTTATCGCCTTCCGGAAGTTTTGTTTGACTATCGCTGCCGCCACAACTCTATGGTGAGTGCTTGTAACTTGCCAGAAAACCGCCGCCAGCTGGTTCGATACATCAGTCAAAAGCATTTGCGTTTGTATACAGCGCATTTTGCCAACGTATTTGCAGAGGCAGAATTTCGCTATTTATCGGAACAGGAAAAACGCCGTGAAATTGAATTACAATTAGAGCGATCGCTAAAAAAACAAGAAGATTTGTCCCGACAGTTACAGCGATCGCAAACACAGCTACAACAGTTGCGATCGCAAGTAGAACCCCTGCAAGCCAAATTGCAGCAAACCGAACGCCAGTGGCAGCAAAAACTCTGGCAAAAAGAACAAGAATTTGCCGAAAAATCCCAAAAACTCCATCAAGAACGCGAAGAAATTCGCCAGCAATACGAACAAAAACTGCAGCAACAAGAAGCAGACCAGGCGCAAGCGCAATCTCAGTGGCAATCGCAGCTACAAAAAACCCAACAAGAACTATCCACCACCCAATGGCAACTCGATCGCGCCAATTTAACCATCACGGCCATGGAAACCAGCAAGTTTTGGCAGCTGCGCAATGCCTGGTTTCGCTTGAAAAACCGCCTGAAATTTCTCTTCACCAGAAATCCCGACTACCTGAAAGCGCCAACGGTAGAAGTGGGAATGCCACCGATTCCCCAATCGCAGCCGACACCAGCAACCACAACGCCACCAGATTCCCAATCGCAAGCTTTTTTTGAGGAAGTTCCCTACCCACCACCACTACAACCTCATACAGCAACGGTAGATATTATTGTTTGCGTTCACAACGCTTTGGCAGATGTCAAACGGTGTTTGGCGTCTGTGATTCGCTACACCTCCATGCCATACCACCTAATTTTGGTAGACGACGGCAGCAAGGTGGAAACCAAAACCTATTTAGAACGCTTTGCCACTTCCCAAAACGCCACCCTACTACGCAATGAAAACGCGCGCGGCTACACCCTAGCGGCCAACCAGGGATTGCGACAATCCAGCGGCGATTATGCTTTGCTGTTGAACAGCGATACCATTGTGACACCCAATTGGCTCGATCGCATGGTTCAATGTGCCGAATCCGACCCTACCATTGGTTTGGTGGGACCGCTTTCCAATAAAGCTTCTTGGCAGTCGGTTCCGGAAATTTTTGACGAACGCGGCGATTGGGCCGATAATTTTCTGCCAGAGGGAATGGATACTGCAGAAGTAGCCAATGCGATCGCGCAGGTATCGGCGCGGTTGTACCCCCGCATTCCGTTTCTCAATGGGTTCTGTTTGTTGATTCGGCGACGGCTAATTGAAGATATTGGCATTTTCGACGAAGAAACCTTTGCTGCCGGATATGGAGAAGAGAACGATTATTGCCTACGAACCCGTCAGGCGGGATGGCAATTGGCGGTTGCTGACGATGCCTACGTTTACCACCACCAGGCGCGCAGTTACACCAGCGATCGCCGTCGCCGCCTCTGCGAAAATGCCGATCGCCTTTTAGCCAGCAAACACGGTCAAGACCTCATTACCTTTGGCGTTAGCCAATGCCGGGAAAACCGGGTGTTAGAAGGCATCCGGGTCCGTGTCCGCAATTTGTGGCAACAGCGGGAACTCATCGAGAAAGGGATGGCGAAATGGGAAGGCAAGCGAGTTCTCTTTTTACTACCAATTTCCGAACCTGGCGGTGGTGGCAATTTGGTCCTGCAAGCGGCGCAAGCCATGCAAGAAATGGGAGTAGACGCCAGAATTGCCAATTGGACGCATATGCAAGCTGGTTTTGAACGGGGATATCCCGACCTGCCGGTTCCGGTGGTTTATGCGGAAGGTCCGCAGGAGTTGGGGAAGATTCTTCCCAAGTTTGATGCAGTGGTTGCCACTTTATATGCTTCTGTGGAGTGGATGGATGCACTCGATCGCTTTCCCAATCAAACGGTGAAAGCTTATTACATCCTGGATTTTGAGCCTTATTTCTTTTCTCCTGGGTCTGCCGAATACAAACGCGCCTGGAATTCCTACACCCGCTACCGGGATTTGGTCCGCATTACCAAAACGCCGTGGAATCGCGATGAGGTAAAAAAACATATCGGCGTAGATTGTGCGTTAATTGGTCCCAGCGCCAATGTAGACTTGTTTCGTCCGCGACCTTTCCAACAGCTGCGGCAGGAAAATTCCCTGCTTCGACATGGATCGGCCAAAGTACGCATTGCAGCGATGATTCGTCCCAGTACCCCACGACGCAATCCGCGGTTTACGATGGAAGTCTTGCGGGAAATCGACCGTCGCTTTGGTGGCGATGTGGATATTGTTTTGTTTGGCTGCCTTTCGGAAGACCCCCGTTTCCAAGAACTTCCCCACGATTTTACCTGGCGCCATGCTGGCATGTTAAAACGCCGCCAAGTAGCTGCTTTGATGAACGAAGCGGATATTTTTGTGGATTTTTCTAAATTTCAAGCTTTGGGGGTGACGGCGTTGGAAGCGATGCTTTGCGGAACGGCTGTTGTGGTTCCCCGCCGCGGTGGTTCGGTGAGTTTTGTCCGCGATGGAGAAAATGGGTTGGTGGTAGATAGCGAATCCCACGAAGATTGTGTGGCGGCGGTGAGTCGTTTGGTTGGCGATCGCTATTTGCGCGATGGTTTGGTTCGTCAAGCCATGGCAGACGCTTGCCAGTATTTCCCGCAGCGATCGGCGTACAATATGCTAGAGGTTTTGTTTGATGGCGCGTAA
- a CDS encoding glycosyltransferase translates to MRVAAYITAYEDAAAVAACIAGIRQQSLAVEHILVVDNSQTPIVGNADGSQMSIFHHPENIGVGGGLCLGLQWAIAKGYDFLWMLDQDSIPAPDCLEKLLQVYQEYCCFYSIGIVAPTAIDPRNNTVIEGAYFDRDRFLPRHRSIHSTKPYPCDAPITSGSLLDLQAAAKIALPNADLFIDGIDMDYGWRLVRAGYRNFIVPQAILTHCFGYPIHRKLLKRDIFLQHYPPLRHYYICRNHTYLAIQYAPGKWLVFLAILRRCKYALHTIILLWLFESDRKYLSIRACLVGTWHGIRGKLGKIW, encoded by the coding sequence ATGCGCGTTGCTGCTTATATTACGGCTTACGAGGATGCGGCGGCGGTTGCGGCATGTATTGCTGGCATTCGCCAACAGTCGCTGGCGGTGGAACATATTTTGGTGGTGGATAATTCCCAAACTCCCATTGTTGGCAATGCCGATGGTTCGCAAATGTCGATTTTTCACCATCCGGAAAATATTGGGGTGGGTGGGGGATTGTGTTTGGGTTTGCAATGGGCGATCGCGAAAGGATACGATTTTTTATGGATGTTGGATCAAGATAGCATTCCAGCACCAGACTGTTTGGAAAAATTGCTACAGGTTTATCAAGAATATTGTTGTTTTTATTCTATTGGAATTGTAGCGCCTACTGCCATCGATCCGAGAAATAATACGGTCATTGAAGGTGCTTATTTCGATCGCGATCGCTTTTTACCCCGCCACCGGTCTATCCATTCTACCAAACCTTATCCCTGCGATGCGCCGATTACTTCTGGGAGTTTGCTCGATTTACAAGCTGCTGCCAAAATTGCCCTCCCTAACGCTGATTTGTTTATTGATGGCATTGATATGGATTACGGATGGCGGTTGGTTCGCGCCGGCTATCGCAATTTTATTGTTCCCCAGGCTATTTTAACCCACTGCTTTGGCTATCCCATCCATCGAAAATTATTGAAGCGCGATATTTTTTTGCAACACTATCCTCCCTTGCGCCACTATTATATTTGCCGCAACCATACATATTTGGCAATTCAATATGCGCCGGGAAAATGGTTGGTATTTTTGGCGATACTTCGCCGCTGTAAATACGCACTCCATACTATAATTTTGCTGTGGCTTTTTGAAAGCGATCGCAAATATTTATCTATAAGGGCTTGCCTGGTAGGGACTTGGCATGGTATAAGAGGCAAGCTTGGCAAAATCTGGTAG
- a CDS encoding class I SAM-dependent methyltransferase, whose amino-acid sequence MDFATIWQRLQSYEIGGFWPESIFLLPEDAIADIYEFVASHQLHWGLELGCGFGTTSCVMAAAVAANGGGKVVACDRQLYESVNPYRLQEHTQVGDTLEVAIEPLGYNWYLADLIAKQTQDNICTPIFDFCFLDGAHQWETDGLAFALVAKLLKPGGWIVFDDLNFVLRGCIPNWREEFGHLSDRELDTPQVEMVYELLVKQHPDFTDFAITHGGRMGWARKRESSQISATEQQVKHLQNSITQLQAELLHQQAMIAAMKSSKFWRLRSSWLKMKKFLHLPTTEEMV is encoded by the coding sequence ATGGATTTTGCAACCATTTGGCAACGGCTACAAAGTTACGAAATTGGCGGTTTTTGGCCGGAATCGATTTTTTTACTTCCCGAAGATGCGATCGCCGATATTTACGAGTTTGTTGCTAGCCATCAGTTGCATTGGGGGTTGGAATTGGGATGCGGTTTCGGAACCACCAGCTGCGTGATGGCGGCGGCGGTGGCAGCGAATGGCGGTGGCAAAGTGGTGGCTTGCGATCGCCAGCTATACGAATCGGTCAATCCCTACCGTTTGCAAGAACATACCCAAGTTGGCGATACCTTGGAAGTGGCGATCGAACCGTTGGGATACAATTGGTATTTGGCCGATTTAATTGCCAAACAGACCCAAGACAATATTTGTACTCCCATTTTTGATTTTTGTTTTTTGGATGGCGCGCATCAATGGGAAACCGATGGGTTGGCTTTTGCGTTGGTGGCGAAATTGCTAAAACCGGGGGGATGGATCGTTTTTGACGATTTGAATTTTGTTTTGCGTGGCTGTATTCCCAACTGGCGAGAAGAATTTGGCCATTTAAGCGATCGCGAATTGGATACTCCCCAAGTAGAAATGGTCTACGAATTGCTGGTCAAACAGCATCCCGATTTTACCGATTTTGCCATTACCCACGGCGGTCGCATGGGTTGGGCCAGAAAACGCGAATCCAGCCAAATTTCTGCCACGGAACAGCAAGTCAAACACTTACAGAATTCCATTACCCAATTGCAAGCGGAATTACTACACCAACAAGCCATGATTGCTGCCATGAAAAGCAGCAAATTTTGGCGGCTGCGCAGTTCCTGGTTGAAAATGAAGAAGTTTCTGCATTTACCAACCACTGAAGAAATGGTTTAA